A single window of Intrasporangium calvum DSM 43043 DNA harbors:
- the leuD gene encoding 3-isopropylmalate dehydratase small subunit: MEKFETHTGIGVPLRRSNVDTDQIIPAEYLKRVSRTGFEDGLFAAWRKDPSFVLNNPVYEHGSVLVAGPDFGTGSSREHAVWALMNYGFRTVISSRFADIFRGNSGKQGLLTAMVAQDDVELIWKYLDNNPGAEITVDLVSRTVTAGEIVAPFDIDDYTRWRLLEGLDDIGLTLRHEDAVTRYEESRPSHKPVTTPLQPAS, encoded by the coding sequence ATGGAGAAGTTCGAGACGCACACGGGCATCGGTGTGCCGCTGCGCCGGAGCAACGTCGACACGGACCAGATCATCCCCGCCGAGTACCTCAAGCGCGTGTCCAGGACCGGTTTCGAGGACGGGCTCTTCGCGGCATGGCGCAAGGACCCCTCCTTCGTCCTCAACAACCCTGTGTACGAGCACGGGTCCGTGCTGGTGGCCGGACCCGACTTCGGCACCGGCTCGAGCCGGGAGCATGCGGTGTGGGCGCTGATGAACTACGGGTTCCGCACGGTCATCAGCTCCCGGTTCGCCGACATCTTCCGTGGCAACAGCGGCAAGCAGGGTCTCCTCACAGCCATGGTGGCTCAGGACGATGTCGAGCTGATCTGGAAGTACCTGGACAACAACCCGGGCGCGGAGATCACCGTGGACCTGGTGTCGAGGACGGTGACGGCGGGCGAGATCGTGGCCCCGTTCGACATCGACGACTACACGAGGTGGCGCCTGCTCGAGGGGCTCGACGACATCGGTCTCACCTTGCGCCACGAGGACGCGGTCACCCGCTACGAGGAGTCCCGCCCCTCGCACAAGCCGGTGACGACCCCGCTGCAGCCAGCTTCCTGA
- the leuC gene encoding 3-isopropylmalate dehydratase large subunit: MSGTLAEKVWEAHVVRRAEGEPDLLYIDLHLLHEVTSPQAFDGLRLAGRPVRRPDLTLATEDHNVPTTPGPITDPVSKIQVDTLRRNCEEFGVRLYPMGDLEQGIVHVVGPQLGLTQPGMTVVCGDSHTSTHGAFGALAFGIGTSEVEHVLATQTLPLKPFRTLAVNVNGHLADGVTAKDIVLAVIAKIGTGGGQGYVIEYRGEAIRALSMEARMTVCNMSIEAGARAGMIAPDETTFAYLKGRPHAPTGADWDAAVADWSALRTDADAVFDAEVDLDASELTPFVTWGTNPGQGLPLGASVPDPESFADESDRVAAENALAYMGLEPGTPLRDIRVDTVFVGSCTNGRIEDLRAAAAVVKGHQVADGVRMLVVPGSARVRLQAEAEGLDTVFTEAGAEWRLPGCSMCLGMNPDTLAPGERSASTSNRNFEGRQGKGGRTHLVSPLVAAATAIRGTLSSPSDLSVEPRVTQEA; this comes from the coding sequence ATGTCCGGGACGTTGGCGGAGAAGGTCTGGGAGGCGCACGTCGTGCGCCGCGCGGAGGGCGAGCCTGACCTGCTCTACATCGATCTGCACCTGCTGCACGAGGTGACCAGCCCTCAGGCGTTCGACGGCCTGCGGCTGGCCGGGCGCCCCGTCCGACGGCCCGACCTCACCCTGGCCACGGAGGACCACAACGTCCCGACCACTCCGGGGCCCATCACCGACCCGGTCTCGAAGATCCAGGTCGACACGCTTCGGCGCAACTGCGAGGAGTTCGGCGTCCGGCTCTACCCCATGGGGGACCTGGAGCAGGGCATCGTCCACGTCGTCGGGCCACAGCTCGGACTGACCCAGCCCGGCATGACCGTGGTCTGCGGGGACAGCCACACCTCGACCCATGGCGCCTTCGGGGCACTGGCGTTCGGCATCGGGACGTCCGAGGTCGAGCACGTGCTCGCCACTCAGACGCTGCCTCTCAAGCCCTTCCGGACCCTGGCCGTCAACGTCAACGGGCACCTGGCCGACGGGGTGACGGCGAAGGACATCGTCCTGGCCGTCATCGCCAAGATCGGGACGGGTGGAGGGCAGGGCTACGTCATCGAGTATCGCGGCGAGGCCATTCGCGCCCTGTCGATGGAAGCCAGGATGACGGTCTGCAACATGTCGATCGAGGCCGGGGCACGCGCCGGCATGATCGCCCCCGACGAGACGACGTTCGCCTACCTCAAGGGTCGCCCGCATGCCCCGACCGGCGCCGACTGGGACGCCGCGGTCGCCGATTGGTCCGCGCTGCGCACCGACGCCGATGCGGTCTTCGATGCCGAGGTCGACCTCGACGCCTCCGAGCTGACCCCCTTCGTCACCTGGGGCACCAACCCCGGCCAGGGTCTGCCCCTCGGGGCGTCGGTGCCCGACCCCGAGTCCTTTGCCGACGAGTCGGACCGGGTCGCGGCTGAGAACGCCCTCGCCTACATGGGCCTCGAGCCGGGGACCCCCCTGCGTGACATCCGGGTCGACACGGTCTTCGTCGGTTCCTGCACGAACGGCCGGATCGAGGACCTGAGGGCCGCCGCGGCCGTCGTCAAGGGCCACCAGGTGGCCGACGGTGTCCGGATGCTCGTGGTCCCCGGGTCCGCCCGGGTTCGCCTCCAGGCGGAGGCCGAGGGGCTCGACACGGTGTTCACCGAGGCCGGAGCCGAGTGGCGGCTGCCCGGCTGCTCGATGTGTCTCGGCATGAACCCCGACACCCTCGCGCCGGGGGAGCGCAGCGCGTCGACCTCCAACCGCAACTTCGAGGGCCGCCAGGGCAAGGGCGGTCGCACCCACCTCGTCAGCCCCCTCGTCGCGGCAGCGACCGCGATCCGGGGCACCCTGTCCAGCCCCTCCGACCTCTCGGTCGAGCCGCGCGTCACCCAGGAGGCCTGA
- a CDS encoding IclR family transcriptional regulator, translated as MDNSSGVGVLDKAATVLGALEAGPATLAQLVGATGLARPTAHRLAVALEHHRLVSRDMQGRFVLGPRLGELASAAGEDRLLAAAGPVLGALRDHTNESAQLFRRQGDMRICVAAAERPVGLRDSIPVGATLSMLAGSAAQVLLAWEEPDRLHRGLQGAAFTATALSGVRRRGWAQSVAEREPGVASVSAPVRGPSGRVVAAVSISGPIERLSRQPGRLHAATVVAGANKLTEVLRRHHAMQQQQQQQQNV; from the coding sequence ATGGACAACTCTAGTGGAGTCGGCGTACTCGACAAGGCTGCCACGGTGCTCGGCGCCCTCGAGGCCGGTCCGGCCACGCTCGCCCAGCTCGTCGGCGCGACCGGCCTCGCTCGCCCGACGGCGCATCGACTGGCGGTCGCCCTCGAGCACCACCGTCTCGTGTCCCGCGACATGCAGGGCCGTTTCGTCCTCGGTCCGCGACTCGGCGAGCTCGCCTCGGCTGCCGGCGAGGACCGTCTCCTCGCGGCCGCAGGACCAGTGCTCGGGGCGCTGCGCGACCACACCAACGAGAGCGCTCAGCTGTTCCGGCGCCAGGGCGACATGCGCATCTGCGTCGCTGCGGCGGAGCGGCCCGTGGGACTCCGAGACTCGATCCCCGTGGGCGCGACGTTGTCCATGCTGGCCGGCTCAGCGGCACAGGTGCTGCTCGCGTGGGAGGAGCCGGACCGTCTGCACCGAGGACTGCAGGGTGCGGCGTTCACCGCGACGGCACTGTCCGGCGTGCGACGTCGCGGCTGGGCGCAGAGCGTTGCCGAGCGTGAGCCCGGCGTCGCCTCGGTGTCGGCCCCGGTACGCGGCCCGTCGGGGCGCGTCGTCGCGGCCGTCTCGATCTCCGGACCGATCGAACGGCTCTCCCGCCAGCCCGGTCGCCTGCACGCCGCCACCGTGGTGGCCGGCGCCAACAAGCTGACCGAGGTCCTCCGACGCCACCACGCGATGCAGCAGCAGCAACAGCAGCAGCAGAACGTCTGA